The following nucleotide sequence is from Dunckerocampus dactyliophorus isolate RoL2022-P2 chromosome 7, RoL_Ddac_1.1, whole genome shotgun sequence.
ATATTGATCACTTCAaggcaagaaaaaaagaaaaaaagaaaaagaaaacctcatcaaggacagcacacatccacaacactcattattcacactcctaccgtcaggcagacgctacaggagtttgaagtccaggaccacaaggctggcaaacagcttttacccacaggccatcaggcttctcaacgaagcactcgcacacgccgcacgcaacacacacacacactcatagcactttatttatttatttatttatttgtattatttatttgtattaatgtctcttctgtgtttgttgcttaatttattggtatatatgtttatgtgtttatgtttcttatgttcttattctttcttgtgttttctttcttttcgtgggagaatgaacagaataagattttcattgcatagtataactgctgttttactatgcacatgacaataaaactctcttgaatctcttgaatcttgaaaatgtaCAACAGCATCAGCTTCATAAGATGCATATGTTCCTGTCATTGCCATGACAACACAGGCTCATCtattcagcagtgtttctcatttgggggcccaaggcaaacctagtCATTGGGGCCCACCAtagccttctttttttttctttttatttagatttgtaCTAAATGTGAGTATGTCATTTAGGTcactttttttcctatttttggaATCTCTTATCTGTTATctgtcagcttaagttgctagttacagtacatagccatgtttatagaccccccaaaaaacacaatttgaaatattaatgtttaacaTCAATTAACAAGTGTGTATATGGGGAAATTCTCCTATTACCTGAGCTAGGTAAAGTCTCAATATGCAGTAGTCATATATTTGTGATAAAAAgagtcactctcagcttcatgtCTAAAACTACGGCGTAGTTCAACTTGTTTGTGTGGAGGACTTACCTGTTCTGTTCTGATGTAACTCAACCATGGTGTTGAATTGGCTCTGGAGGACCTCCAACTCTTTGGTCAGATTGCTGGATACCAACTTCAGACGGTCTAGCTCGTCTCTTAGAGAGTCCCGCTCTCTCATGATGGCGTCTCTCTCATTTTGGAGAGTTTCTTTCTCATTTTGGATTGTGTGTTGCTCAATTTTGAGGACTTCTTTCTCATTTCTGAGAGTTTGTTGTTCTGTTTGGAGTGTGTCACGCTCCTTCTTGAGAGCTTCCTGCGCATTGTGCAGGGTGTCTCGCTCAGCCCTTAAGCTCTCTTGCTCATTTTTGAGGGTGTCACGTTCACTGCGGAGGGTGTTTCGCTCATTTTGAAGGGTATCCCGCTCCCCTGTGACAGTGTCTTTCTCTTTAGTCAGAGAATAGAGCTTGTTCTCTACCTGGTTGTTGCTTTCTAGCAAGGTGTGGTATCTGTTTTGCAACTGCAAACATTGTGAAGTCAAATTGTCACACCCAACGGCACGAAAGAGCAGCAGTTCGATGTCTTTATGAGGGGTTGTTCCGATATCTGCAAAAAAATGAAgagattttgattttatttttaaaactacaCATACAAATGCTGTCATTAACATAGTATTGATTAGGGTTGTGAAAGATAAACCCATGCAACCGGCTAtccggtagcagcctcctgtatcgataagaatcagccataaatctttacaTTAattgattgtggagacatgcaccgggtattgTGAGAGAAGCCATTGGTTGACAGAGTGTCTTTTAAACATGGCGAGAGCCTGGACTGCTGGCGCAAGGATTGTCGCGCATGCTCCATAGCTTacgataatggaagtaaatagTCGCAGCTAGTTAGTCACCGAAAGAACGTTTttcaacacagcaaaaaaaacaaaaacaaagtttggAACGAGTATGGTAActcatttttaaattgtattgtgttgtattgtaacAAAGAGATTTACTTCCCTATTATTGATGACCCCTGACCTACTTCAGACGCGCATGTAAGCATTCTAGACAGCCACACACTGACTAGCATTGTTTGATTGCAGTCATGTCAAGGCATGTACTCACGTTGGGCCACCATGGCTAAGATGATACCCAGCAGAAGAAGATAGAGCAGCCCcagacacacagcagcagctccaatccACCACACTGGGACACATAATAAAGCCAATTAGCAATGCCAATTCATTGATAgtcttacatacagtatatcctgaGCATTCTTACCTGATCTTGGAAATCTGTCTCCATATTCTCCATCCGTCAAGTCGCAACCATCGGCTGTAATCGCCCCTGACTTGCTGTTAAATGTCACTGACATGTTTACAATCTAATCACACGTTAGTCACCCCCTTGTTTGTCACCCCACTACAACTTTGTGTTGCGTCAGAGCGTCCTTCTTAAGGCTCTGGCATCTGCTGAGTCAGAAAAAAAGCAATAGCCACGCCTTTTGAATGGATACAAGTTTAAGGGAGCATTCTGAACAACATGTGGTGTAAGAGGTGTATAGAA
It contains:
- the LOC129185262 gene encoding low affinity immunoglobulin epsilon Fc receptor-like; protein product: MSVTFNSKSGAITADGCDLTDGEYGDRFPRSVWWIGAAAVCLGLLYLLLLGIILAMVAQHIGTTPHKDIELLLFRAVGCDNLTSQCLQLQNRYHTLLESNNQVENKLYSLTKEKDTVTGERDTLQNERNTLRSERDTLKNEQESLRAERDTLHNAQEALKKERDTLQTEQQTLRNEKEVLKIEQHTIQNEKETLQNERDAIMRERDSLRDELDRLKLVSSNLTKELEVLQSQFNTMVELHQNRTEKLCPSDWVKFQEKCYYISEKGKALSWQASRSDCQGRGGDLAIITTKEEQDFITPNYDRRWIGLSDLDREGEWKWVNGDNLNFKGFWQKGQPSNTDRDEDCAEVSRAGNGWNDMPCRTKLSWVCED